A genomic region of Exiguobacterium oxidotolerans JCM 12280 contains the following coding sequences:
- a CDS encoding nitroreductase family protein produces MNARQLILERRSVRSYTDQPVPSEMIEEILEAAIYAPNHKLREPWRFVLAIGEGQVRYVEQLMELLEARGQFDQKTDEQRLSFKEKISAVPVFLTVLYHVQGTDDQQTEDLLATAAMIQNIQLLASELGLGSCWKSGKHWFTDEYATLVGAHDEERVAGVIQLGWPAMIPPLKKRTPAREKLTHF; encoded by the coding sequence ATGAATGCACGACAACTCATTTTAGAACGACGTTCGGTTCGTTCCTACACCGATCAACCTGTTCCATCCGAAATGATTGAAGAAATCTTAGAAGCTGCGATTTATGCACCGAATCATAAGTTACGTGAACCATGGCGTTTCGTTCTCGCGATTGGTGAAGGACAAGTCCGGTATGTCGAACAATTGATGGAGCTCCTTGAAGCACGTGGTCAATTCGATCAAAAGACGGATGAGCAACGCCTTTCCTTTAAAGAAAAGATAAGTGCAGTACCGGTGTTCTTGACGGTCCTTTATCACGTTCAAGGAACAGACGATCAACAGACAGAAGATTTACTTGCGACTGCTGCGATGATTCAAAACATCCAACTGCTCGCATCGGAACTTGGTTTAGGAAGCTGCTGGAAAAGCGGGAAACATTGGTTTACAGACGAATATGCGACACTCGTCGGTGCCCATGATGAAGAACGTGTCGCCGGTGTCATCCAACTCGGTTGGCCTGCGATGATTCCACCACTAAAAAAACGGACACCTGCCCGCGAAAAGTTAACGCACTTTTAA